The following nucleotide sequence is from Arvicola amphibius chromosome 1, mArvAmp1.2, whole genome shotgun sequence.
GAAATCAGGGGAAAGGAAGCCTCTTGAAGTCTGTTCAGTGTCAAAGGCCAACTCCTCCAACAATGGGAGGGATTCAGGgtataaaggaaaggaaaacttttGACTCTCTTAAGCCTTAATACTTAAGGCTATGAAATAAAATTCTTGtagataaataggagaaaaacaatttttaattaaatatatatgtgtcaGAGTCCCACAAAAATATATAACAGAGAAGGGCCAGGTGAATGAGGATATGATAGCACCCTGGGCTGTAGTAGGGAGAGGGCTCAGGGCCTCTGGGTATGAACTGGTGATAAGtactgagaaaaaaagaggagaaatgatCTTGGGATAAATCATGGTGTAGGGGGGCACTGGGGCTGTATCTCAGAGGCGGAGGGTAGATCACTTGCCTCTCTTACCAAGGCCATGGGGTCCAGTTTCTCCATACACACAGTCTCTCAGATAATAAAAGTTGTCTCTGAGGATACTTCAGAAGTATGATTGTGGACTGAGGACATAGCTCAGCTAGAAAATGGCTTCCCTAGTGTGCACGAAGCCCCAGGTTCCACCTCAGCACTGAAGCAGGCCTGGCAGTAAACTCCTGCCATCTCAGTGccctggaggtagaagcagaacgagtttgaggtcatcctcagctaaacAGTGAGTTGGGGCTAGCCTGAGCTGtctgaaaccctatctcaaaacaaaagcaaaacaaaacaaaaaccaagaaagaagctgggcaagggtggcacacagctttaatctcatcacttagaaggctgaggcaggggaatttctgagttcaaggccagtcttatcccaggacagccagggctacgtggtGAAATCTGGTCTtgacaaacaagaaagaaaggaaggaagggagggagggaaagagggagggagggaggggaggggaggggaagggaagggaaggaaggaagaaagaaaaaaagggagagagttAAATAACACGTCTTCTTTCCTGTGAGGGAACCTTTCCAGGCAAGGGGCTTATGACAAcaggattcctgtgtgtgtgtgtgtgtgtgtgtgtgtgtgtgtgtgtgtttatgtgtgtagtaAGAagggtcacttgttggttcccggccgcccggttagcttagacctgaaataatcacacagaaactatattatttaaatcactgcttggcccattagttctaacttcttattggttaactcatatattaattaaccaatttctatcaccatgtggcagtagcttatcggcaaagtttcggcatgtctgactctggccgcTGCTCCATGACATCCCCCtcactccgcccttctttctcccagcatacagcctaactttccctgcctagttctgttcttccctgacataggctcaaagcagttctttattcattaaccagtaaaaacaacacatagacagaaggacctcccacacgtgtgtgtgtgtgtgtgggagagagagagagagagagagagagagagagagagagagagagagagagagagagagggagagagagagaatctttagGCCAATATGAGTACTTTAGAGAAAGCACCACTTGGGGGTGGAGAAAGaggacaagagacagaagagccTAGAGGTCAAGAGACTTTGCTTTCTGAGCCTGCTTCTGACCACTGAGCTCTGCCCCCAGCTCTACAGAACAAGTTGTTATAACAAAACCACTCCTTTAGTAACCCACTAACCTGTTAATCCCATAATCTACAAGAGCTCTCACCACCCACTCATTTCCCAGAGGCCCCCTCTCTCAACACTGCTGTATTGAGGGCCAAGTTTCTAACATACCAGGCCTCTTTGCTTTTATTCCATTTGTTTGTGTGGCTTTTCCTGGGAAGATGGCCAAAGAATCAACTCCACCCAAGCCTAGCTTGGTGAAGCAGTAAGTTTAAAGGTGTCACTTAAAGGCCCATGGGTGATGCAAAGTTACTGCATGACTAAAAAGCCCACCAGCATGAGGGAGAACTGACAAAAGCTGCTTCCCCGGGGCCCCCTGGTCAGCTTGCAGGCAGTTCCCCTAAGAGTCTTTccacttttctctctcatttgctACCTTTATAACTGTGAGGCGGGGCTTTGAGACTCTTGCAACATTCTGAATTTATTGAACCTGGTCACTGCTGCTAGCTCCTTGAATTTTAGGGTCGGCCCTCCTCCCCCCTTGAGGAAATatttcaattcagaggaaatagATACACAATACTCTCCCATTCCAAACTACATAGTATGTATCTTCCAGAGGAAACTCCTGGAAGTATGGTTATCAGTTCATAGTTCAAAATGCAATCAAATGCTACTTTGTTGCCAGACCAAGCTAGGCCTTGGGTTCAGCGGCCCCACCTAGACTGATTTATTTCCTACCATACATCTAAACACTTGAGATGCCAGGTCTGCCAGGCAGCCTGCCATTCAATAAACAATAGTGACAATGTCCCTGATAAGTATCAGACACTGGGTGACACTCTTGGACTCTTGAGAACCAGTAGAGAGTAGTAAGTACAATGTAGTAAAGAACCCAGATACCAAAAGgactttctaaataaataattacaggccaaggagggggaggagctgaTAAAAGTTGTCCATGTAAACATTTGAGCCACCAAAATGCAGGTATGCTGGGAACATTGAAGCGCCAATGTGTCTGAGAAGGTGAGGTTGAGGCTGTGGAAGAGGTTGGCTCACCAGAAACCTGTGGTCTCAGACTGACACCTGTCCCTGGTTTAGGTCTCAGCAAAAACGTCACACTGCCCTTTGGGTTGGTGAAGTGACTTACTGGGGAGATGAATGTGCTGCAGTCTGACGACCGGACTTTGATCCCAGGATCAACATGGTAAAAGGAATGAATCGGTTCTCCCAAGTTCTCCTTTGAGCTCCACATATGTGCTgtgacactctctctctctctctctctctctctctctctctctctctctctctctctctctctgtctctcaaataaaatttttttaaaaaaataaatcttaagtgCTAAAGGTAATTATCAAttccctgctgtggaataatcctgctgtagaataatccttctgtacactgtgaaaatgtgtcactctctttgttaataaaaagctgattgactgatagctaggcaggattttagggacagagagaatgccgggaagaagggcagagtctggggaGTCGAGCCAGATGCAGAAGTAACATGGGAAGTTGATAGATGATGTAAATGAGcctcggggcagcacatagatgaatagaacaggttaatttaagttgtaagagctggctgGAGATAAgcctaattttataattaatattaagtctctgttcatttattgGGGAACCAGTGGTCCTGACAAAAACTCCTCCTACACTTCCCCAGATGCATACCTTTTGCATACCCTGCCTAAAGTAGTCTCCCCACATTTTCTCAATCTACTATATCTTATCTTGTATTCAGAGTACCCAACCCtttttggaattttcttcttattgtttttatgcCCACCACCCCACAGACTGCAATCTACATAAgcatttttttatcttgtttctgCCTCAGACCAATTAGATCATTTAAAGATTTacattggctttatttttattctagacTTGGGGAACACTTCATTCCATGAGATAGACTGTGTTctgatttatttaataattaataataattattattattattagttttttgaaacagggtttctcgtagctttttggagcctgtcctggaactagctcttgtagatcaggctggcctcgaactcacagagaactacctgcctctgcctcccaagtgctgagattaaaggcatgagccatcacagcCCTGCCAATGTGTTCTGATTTAATAAACTGAATTGAACTTTTTCATCAGACGGTCAACTCCCCAATAACaacacagacttattattaattaggatagcttctttctttctttctttctttctttctttctttctttctttctttcttctttttttctctttctctcctcctcctcctcctcctcctcctcctcctcctcctcaacagggtctctctgtattttggagcctggaactagctctgtagaccgtGCTGCTTTCTCTCCATCTGGCTGGAGACCCCACCTTTActtttcccagtgtcctctgtgtctggaaaccctgcctagctattggctattcaccttttcattaaaccaatcggagtgacatatcttcacagtgtacaaaaagattattccacaacaatagACAAAAAAGGACTCAAAGAAGCagacataaaacaacaacaagaaaatggttgagggctggatagatggctcagaggttaagagcattgcctgctcttccaaaggtcctgagttcaattcccagcaaccacatggtggctcacaaccatctgtaatggggtctggtgccctcttctggcctgcaggcatacacactgacagaatattgtaatattgtatacataataaataaataaatatttttaaaaaatggttgaaCATCTGATTTCTTTATAAGgttaggaaaggaagagggaatcACATAATCACATAGAGGCATCTGGCTAATAGATCAGATCattccaagttgctttttttttttttttttttggtttttcgagacagggtttctctgtaactttggagcctgtcctggaaatcacagagatctgcctgtcttctgcctcccgggtgctgggattaaaggcgtgcgtcaccaccgctcGGCTCCAGGTTGCTTTTTGTAAAGACTAAGGCAGGCAGAATGTAGTTATCATGTTAGTTGGGATTGGCCTGGCTAGGAAATTGGCCAATGCCTCTTTCTATCCTGATTTCTTAGAAGGTCAGAAAGTTAGTTTTAATTTGGTAACGTGGAACTTCAATATGAGGGActccattttagttttaatttcatttatttacctttttttgagacaaggtctcaatgtgccatttatttatttatttatttattttttgtgtgtgtgtgtgtgtctggaggtTGGAGGATAATATGCAAGAGCCAGTTCTTCCCTTCTATCAGGTGAGtcttggagattgaactcaggtaacAGGTTCAGCAGCAGGTCTTtgtcacagaaaacaaaggaacttAGTAGGAGGCAGGGAAccattactataacaaaatatccGAGACagactactttattttttttatttttatttttttatttttttttttggtttttcgagacagggtttctctgcagcttttttagagcctgtcctggaactagctcttgtaaaccaggttggcctcgaactcacagatatccgcctgcctctgcctcccgagtgctgggattaaaggcgtgcgccaccaccgcctggctgacagactactttataaagaaaagagggttTTTCTTGGCTCAAAGTTCTAGAGGCACAAAGTTCAAAGAGAATGATACAGGCTTTGGCCGGGCTCTCTTCCTTGCTGGTGTCACGTTACTGTGGGAGTCTAGGTGTAGATTTTTGTCTGTCATTCTAATGCTCCCTATAAAGCCGCCACCAGGATCCTTGCACAGGCCTGCACACTAGCGACCTATTCTAATTCCAAAGATCCCACCGGTAAACACCATAGTCATGCTaacttcccatttttttttatctatctgtgtccatccatccatccatccatccatccatccatttagagacatgtctctctatctgtctacatagccctgactgtcctgaactgtaactcactacatagaccaggctggccttgaactcagaggtcctctGCGGCTGTGTGCTGCGATAAAATGCGCGAACCAACATGCCTAGcaactttctgttcttttaatAGTCACGTAAGACTTTGGGAATTAAATTCTTTCCAGTGTAGAAAACAGACTGTATTTAAAACATAGCAGGCAACGCAGTCAATTACTTGAACAGATTCACAGAGCAAGAGTAGAGACAGAACCTGGGCAGTGttagtttctttactcatttgtGCGAAATTTATTTACAGGGTCACCTGGCATTGTTTCTCAAAAGGCAGCCAAGGAACACAGGCCTACAGGGTCTCTAAGGCAGACCCTAGAAATCCGCATTCTTGCAAGCTCCTGAGGAAACTGTCCTGCACACGAACGTTTCAAGGACTACTGTGCCCTGGGTGACAGCAGCACGTCAAAAACCCGCCTTGGCCAAATTCCTGGGTTTAAGGTTCCCGCAGCCtcatgggaaatgtagtttcGGCTGGCCTTCCCGCCTCTAGCCTCTTGGAGAGCTCGCCGGAAGGAGCCGAGCCAATGCGGAAACAACCGAATGTTCCGAGGCGGGCCTTTTCCTGCTCGGTTGCATGCTGGGAAAGGGCAGTTTCCGTTAGCTGCTGAAGGCTGAGGCGCGCCACCGGCCACCTCCCCACGTGAAGCAGTTGTGCGAGCATCGCCACGCCGGGTAGCTGTCTACCCGCGTCCGAGCGCCCCGGAAGCTGCGGGGGACCGGAAGTGGCCCGCGGAGGCTGCAGAGCTAGTCCGGGAGCCCACTGCAAGGCGACTGGCAGCGCTGCGACGGCGCCATGTCCCTGATCTGCTCGAGTGAGTGCTGGCTGCGGCGGGAGGCGGGAGCGTGGCTGCGGCCCGGGACCCGGAGCCCGCGGCCCTGCCTGCGGGGTGCATTTGCGCAGTGCTGCGCAATTCATGTAGCTGAGAAGAAAGGCTGTCGTTGTTTTACTGAGCCGagacagacctaaacagaacagGGGGGAGGGCGAGGGGGGAGTGGTGCAGGGAAAAACAGCTCTTGGTGTCGGAAACCCGAGGACTTGCCCAGCATCCACCTTCCACTGTGATCTGGACTATGGCggtctgggcctcagtttccccatctgcagcATTGAAAGCGTTGCAGTGGGTATTGCTCGAGAACGTCGCTTAGGAATCGGAGTTTCTGCGATTTTGCAGAACACGCAGTGACTTCGAGACAGGGCTGGAAGCCAGGTGTCTGGCATCTAGTCTCGCGCAGTATGACTAATGAAAACAGCGAACGTTTAGAAAACCTGTATTGATTTACGACGCATCTCCAAACGATGATCTCATTTTATGCTTACAAGaattttctgaaaggaaataaagATCTGTGATTTAGAGAGGGCGTCATAAGCCTTAGGAAGAATGGGGGTTATCCAGGGATGTGTGGCCCAGTTGGGCGATGGAGCTCGGTTCTTTGAGCGGGGATCCATGCTGTATATTGTCTTGTCTTTGGGTATTTTATTACGGCATTGCGGGTGTTTACCTTCTTGTTGTTTGCCACATTActagcttcccctccctctctattCTCTTCTCAGAACGTTGCCATTAAttcaaagagggaaaggaaggagggaaatgacaaacagaaaagggaatcTCACACTGAAGAAATTGCAGTTTGCAAAGTATTTTCGAAcgatttgtttccttttaatcTTGAGAGAGCACTCTTACATGCCCTGGGCCATCCTTCCTTTTGCAGGGGAGGGAAAGCTCCCTCAAGTGTCCAGTATGCAAGATAAGCCAACAGGATAGCACAGGAAAGCcatatttccttccatttttgaTTACATTTGCTTGGGAGTCCTGCAAAAATAGGTGACTCCGAGGGAAGCTTATACAGAACCCGTGCCACATAAAAGAATAGGAGGTTGAAGCCTTGGGATGTGACTCACAGGTTCTGGGAGGGTGAGCAAAATTATGTGGTGAATAGGAGCTGTTTTGTTATGTGCCAAGTTTCTCGGGctgtaaatattattttagagcAGGCCTCGGGAGAGTCTGAGCGTGGAGGTGGCTTTCACTTGTCTGCAAAGGTAAACCAGTTGTCCCTGTTTAGGGGAAGTTAGAGAAACACGAGGGCCTGAGAAGGTCACAGAGACCTTGGTTCTGAGCTTGTTTTTGAGGCCTTCATTTAAGGTAGTTCAGCATGCCCAAGTCCCATACTGCATTGTCCTGGAGGTCATGACAGCTGTGTCGCCCATCTTCAAGGGTACACAGACTATTCTGTCAAGTGCCTagaatagaatcttgcttggcaCATAGTGGCAGACActatggaaagttttttttttttctttaatttttttgcctGTTGATCCATGTAGGGCTCCAGAGGAATGGCAGGGCTTTGAGTTGTGCTGTGTGTACTTTGTCATGTGCCTGGTCATCTTTGTTCAAACATGAGGTGGGCAGAGCTTACTGCCCACTCTTTACAGCACTAGCACATGGGATCTGGGcagttattatttatttccttttattattggCAGACTAGAGACTCTAGTTAAGTAGTTGGCAAGCATTGTAGAACCAAGAACCAGCTAGCTTGCTGCCACAGACGTTGCTTCCTGATAGCTGAGTATGAGGACAGGGCCTTCTTAGGGGATGACACAACAAAGAGTCCCCTGTAGCCCAGGTCTCCTTTTACTCTGTGCTCACTACCTGCTTTCTCTATAGTCTCCAACGAAGTGCCAGAGCATCCATGCGTGTCCCCTGTCTCTAATCATGTGTATGAGCGGCGACTCATTGAGAAGTACATTGCAGAGAATGGCACAGATCCTATCAACAACCAGCCTCTCTCAGAGGAGCAGCTCATCGACATCAAAGGTGCCTACCCGATAGCCTGAGTCCAGGGCCAGCTCAGCACAGCCTTCAGGAGTGGGAAGTGGGGCCAGTCTAATGGAGAAGATGGTGGCTGTGAATGAataagagaagagggaaggaggagggtccCTGGGTTCTGGTTCTTCATACGTGCTTTGCTGCCTTTCTTGGCAGTTGCTCACCCAATCCGGCCCAAGCCTCCCTCTGCCACCAGCATCCCAGCCATTCTGAAAGCCTTGCAGGATGAGTGGGTGAGTTCTGTGAAGGGAATGCACCTCTGAACCTGGGGATTGAAAAGATGGGacctctctccctctttgcttttttaaaaaattgtttattctattttatgtttgggtcttttgcttatgtgtatgtctgtgtatcacttaTGTGCCTGGTgcttgggaggaaggggagaaggtgTGTGATCCCTTGGaattgcagttacagacagttgtaagccactatgtgggttctgggaattgcacctctggaagaacagcaagtgcgcTTAACTCCTGGAccttctctccaggccctcttattttcttattttaggaCCTTGCTTTGTGGCCTAGACCGgtctggaactcatgatccttcttccTTAGCCTCCTAGTGCCTAGGGTTACAAGAGcccaccaccaggcctggctctttGTGGGGGTTGAACACAGGGCTAATTAAATGCTGTGCTGCTGAGCAGCTCTTCACTTCTTGCCAGCCGTACTTCCTATGTGTGGGGCAGGGTGGCAGCACAAGAGGAGCCTGGTTGTTGGAACTCTTGCACACCTGGATTCCAAAGTTTTCTCCACTGTCAGCCTTTGTGACATGGGGCACACTGCTCAGTCTCCGACCTTCCTGACTTTAGGACACTGATTAGTCCTGTCTGTCTGGATTCTGTAAGAAGTAGAATAAAGCTGACATGTTTGCATTGTGACATAGGGACTCTTTTTCACTACTGAACACTGCACTTGCTGTGGGTAGCCAGTAAACAACCACAGCAGTGTTAGCCTTTCCTTTCAGAGGAGTGATGGCTGAACACCTGTGATTTGCCAGTGACTACTAGCTCTCACTTCTGGCTGTGTGTCCAGGGTGTGCTGTGTTGTAGGAGCTTCAGTGCCTTACAGGGGATTGTCATTTGGATGATAGCTTGGGTCTCTGAGCTGCTCAAGTTGGTTTCAGTATAGAATGGGAGGTGGTGTCCTCGTCTCTGGCCAAGTTCTCCAGCTCCCCCAGTCCTCATGGTCGCCTGCCCTCTCCCAGGATGCAGTCATGTTGCACAGCTTCACCCTCCGCCAGCAGCTGCAGACAACCCGCCAGGAGCTGTCCCATGCTCTGTACCAACACGATGCTGCCTGCAGAGTCATTGCCCGTCTCACCAAGGAAGTCACTGCTGCTCGAGAAGGTGTCTCTTCCCACTGTCCCCCACCTTTGCTGGCTCTGCTTTGTAATGTCCCATTTCTAACATAATCTTTTCTCTCAGCTCTGGCTACTCTGAAACCACAGGCTGGTCTTATTGTGCCTCAGGCTGTGCCAAGCTCACAGCCTAGTGTTGTGGTAAGTGTTCCCTTCCGAGCCCAGTAACTGTCCTTCCATAGGTGCCTTTGGTATTGTGAGCTCCtccactctctttcttttctacagGGTGCAGGAGAACCCATGGATTTGGGTGAGCTGGTGGGAATGACCCCTGAGATTATCCAAAAGGTGAGTCCTAAGCTGTTCTGTTGGGACTGCCACATGCCCTCCCTTAGTGCCATGGGCCCTGGGGCCAGAGTAAGAATCTCACACTGAGCAGTGGGAAGAGCCTGCACTGCTAGTTAGCTCTCTGACTACGCTTACTGTAGCCTACATTGTCTGTCTCATTTCCCTTGCTTCTAAATAGAGTGAGGTGTCTACTTCACAGGCTTGTTGTAGGAAAAATGTAATTACTGATAAGAGTGGCTCTTAGCTCTTGCCAGTttttggggtttgtgtgtgtgtgtgtgtgtgttcttcgcTGATGTTCTGCCACTTTGTTACAGTTTTCGGGGGTTTTGCCTATAATATATGTTATCTGAAGATGGAAGTCAGAGCTGAGACTTCCAGACTGCAACCCAGGGTTCTCTTGAATGTACAGTCTGCATTTGTAGCGTCCAACAGTGTCTGAGCAGCTCATCTCAGCTCTCATATTTGGTCCCACAGCACAACAGCCTAGCTCTGCCATTCGTCATTTTAGTGACCTTGGCAAGGGcgctctttctctgtgtagctttggagcctgtcctggaattcaccctgtagaccaggctggcctcaaacttacagagatccacctgggattaaaggtgtgcgccaccaccacctggctacggGGGGTTCTTTTGATGTTCAGTTTCCTTGGCTATACCATAAGGTCATGGATACCCCACCTTGTAAGATTGGAGTGGAAATGTGTCAGCTTTTAGCACATAGCTTGGCAGATAGCACGTTTTTGATGATGATTGTGACACCAGATATACCAGCATCCAATGTGTTTCGTTCTTGCAAAATCATTTGTCTCAGAAAATTGTGTTCTCCATAGCTTCAAGACAAGGCTACTGTGCTAACCACGGAGCGTAAGAAGGTGAGTTGATGCGTGGTGTGTGCATTAGACTTCTGGGAGGAGGGGCTAGTTGGAGCCTGCTTTCATGGCTGCTCTTTGGGGGCTTTCTCTTTCTCAGAGAGGAAAGACTGTGCCTGAGGAGCTAGTGAAACCTGAAGAGCTCAGCAAGTACCGGCAGGTGGCATCCCATGTGGTAAGTGGTGGCCCTTACTGTTTCTAGGGCAAGGTGGGCCAGTGTGAGGAGCAAGGGGAAATTCTGCTCAGACCTCTGGCATGGTGTCTTACCATGCAGTGAGGGAGTTGCTGCATCCAGGCAGCCAGCCAAGCTAGATGGGTAAGGGATAAAATCCACTCTTGTTCCTTGGCTGGGGAGGAATATGAGGGTGTGGGGAAGGGGAGTGCAGGAGCTGTGTGGCTCTCTGGCCTGCCTTGATTTGGCTGTGACTGGGTTTTGTGTGAATCTGTCCGCAAAGGGGCTACACAGCGCTAGCATTCCTGGGATCCTTGCTCTGGACCTCTGTCCTTCAGACACCAACAAGATTCTCACTGGTGAGTCTGGGCCTGGCCCGACAGGCCACCGTGAAGGGTGGCAGGAGCAAGGGAGGTGCAAGCCCCTGGTCAGACCTTCTTTAGCACAAGGATcctgtgactctttttttttttttggatcttcTCCAGGTGGAGCAGATAAAAACGTTGTTGTCTTTGATAAGAGTACTGAGCAAATCCTGGCCACTCTGAAAGGCCATACCAAGAAGGTCACCAGCGTGGTGTTTCATCCTTCTCAGGTAAGGTACTCTCACAGCCATTCTCATCCTTCCCTAAGTCCAGTTCCAGTGGTTTTGCGTCTCAGAGCTAATTG
It contains:
- the Prpf19 gene encoding pre-mRNA-processing factor 19, producing the protein MSLICSISNEVPEHPCVSPVSNHVYERRLIEKYIAENGTDPINNQPLSEEQLIDIKVAHPIRPKPPSATSIPAILKALQDEWDAVMLHSFTLRQQLQTTRQELSHALYQHDAACRVIARLTKEVTAAREALATLKPQAGLIVPQAVPSSQPSVVGAGEPMDLGELVGMTPEIIQKLQDKATVLTTERKKRGKTVPEELVKPEELSKYRQVASHVGLHSASIPGILALDLCPSDTNKILTGGADKNVVVFDKSTEQILATLKGHTKKVTSVVFHPSQELVFSASPDATIRIWSVPNTSCVQVVRAHESAVTGLSLHATGDYLLSSSDDQYWAFSDIQTGRVLTKVTDETSGCSLTCAQFHPDGLIFGTGTMDSQIKIWDLKERTNVANFPGHSGPITSIAFSENGYYLATAADDSSVKLWDLRKLKNFKTLQLDNNFEVKSLIFDQSGTYLALGGTDVQIYICKQWTEILHFTEHSGLTTGVAFGHHAKFIASTGMDRSLKFYSL